The following coding sequences are from one Nicotiana tomentosiformis chromosome 3, ASM39032v3, whole genome shotgun sequence window:
- the LOC138908546 gene encoding uncharacterized protein gives MDEEVKRRFWEGLDEIVRQVPPAERLFIGGDFNGHIGWSAGGYSEVHGGFSYGERNGGGTSLLDFAKAFGLVIPNSSFQKRDEYLVTFQNTVAKTQIDYLLFMRCDRGLCKDCKVIPGEILATQHRLLVMDVGIILKRNKRSV, from the coding sequence AtggatgaggaggttaaacggcgcttctgggaggggttagatgagattgtgcgccaggttccgcctgctgagaggctattcataggaggggatttcaatggtcaTATTGGATGGTCCGCAGGTGGTTACAGtgaggtgcatggaggcttcagttatggggagaggaacggaggaggcACCTCactgttggacttcgctaaggcttttgggttggtgattccGAACTCTAGCTTTCAGAAGAGGGACGAgtatttggttacttttcaaaatacggtggcgaagactcagattgactatctcctcttCATGAGGTGTGATAGAGGgctgtgcaaggattgcaaggttatTCCGGGTGAGATTCTTgcgacgcagcataggctcttggtgatggacgttggtattatatTAAAGAGGAACAAAAGGTCTGTCtga
- the LOC138908545 gene encoding uncharacterized protein codes for MGAWRSSGDASIMWSTTTDGIREAARKVLGVSTDVFVRHKGDWWWNEMVQGKVEEKTTYLKLVGSTGDEERRTCMERYKVARKEAKPAVTEAKTAAYGRIYEELGGKCGEKKLFQLAKMRERRAWDLDQVRCINDDDGRVLMEDAQIKRRWQIYFHKLLNEEGGGDIVLDALTYHIQGEFPWCMLFVDVIVLIDKSRAGVNERPEVWRQALESKGFKLSRTKTEYLECKFSAEPREVGMDVRLESQVIPSRGSFKYLGSTIQEGGEIDEDVTHRIGVGWMKWRHTRMDKIRNDDIQEKVGEAPIDDKMREARLRWFRHVQRRSPDAPVRRCERLAVEGTRKGRWRPKKY; via the exons ATGGGAGCctggaggagcagtggtgacgcgagcatTATGTGGTCGACGACTACAGACGGTATAAGGGAGGCTGCGAGaaaggtgttaggggtctcgacggaCGTCTTTGTTAGGCACAAAGGAGATTGGTGGTGGAATGaaatggtccaaggtaaagtggaagagAAGACAacgtacctgaagttagtaggGAGCACAGGTGATGAGGAGAGGCGAacgtgcatggagaggtataaggtagctaggaaggaAGCTAAGCCggcggtcacggaggctaagactgcggcttatggtcgtatATACGAGGAACTGGGGGGAAAatgtggggagaagaagttattccagTTGGCCAAGATGAGAGAGAGGAGGGCTTGGGATTTGGatcaagtgagatgcatcaatgacgacgatggtagagtattgatggaagatgcccagattaagaggagatggcagatttactttcataaacttctgaatgaagaagggggtggggatattgtgctag ACGCGTTAAcataccatattcaaggggaaTTTCCATGGTGTATGCTATTCGTTGATGTCATAGTTCTCATTGATAAGTcccgagccggtgttaacgagaggccggaggtttggagacaggctcttgagtctaagggtttcaagctgagcaggacgaagacggaatacctggagtgtaagttcagcgctgagccgaGGGAAGTGGgcatggatgtgaggcttgaatcacaggtcatcccaagtagaggcagtttcaagtacctCGGGTCGACTATCCAAGAGGgaggggagattgacgaggatgtcacacaccgtattggggtgggatggatgaagtggag gcacactaggatggataagattaggaatgatgatatccaGGAAAAGGTGGGcgaggctcccattgatgacaagatgcgggaagcgaggcttagatggttcaggCATgtacagaggagaagcccagatgctccggtaaggaggtgtgagcggctggctgTAGAGGGCACGAGAAAAGGTAgatggcggcctaagaagtattag